One segment of Leptospira montravelensis DNA contains the following:
- a CDS encoding DUF167 domain-containing protein, giving the protein MKLTVKVKPNNKKPGLEFISETDCIARIKSPPVDGQANEELILLLSKHFHVPKKNITILSGLSSKTKLVSVLPKDLG; this is encoded by the coding sequence ATGAAATTAACTGTAAAGGTAAAACCGAATAACAAAAAACCAGGATTAGAATTTATATCTGAAACAGATTGTATCGCGCGAATAAAATCTCCACCTGTAGATGGGCAGGCGAATGAGGAACTGATTTTATTACTTTCCAAACACTTTCATGTTCCAAAAAAAAATATAACGATTCTCTCTGGACTTTCATCCAAAACAAAGTTGGTTTCAGTTCTTCCAAAAGACCTAGGTTGA
- the amt gene encoding ammonium transporter: MSVQKNLLDILWVLVCSGLVLMMQGGFLVLESGLTRAKNSINVAIKNIADFGVATLLFYLFGFGIMFGSSFYGILGTNLFLPTFPKDNAWPPTFFLFQLMFCGTASTIVSGAVAERLKFPSYLLATALISGIIYPIVGHWVWGGTFIETSRGWLEKLGFHDFAGSTQVHSVGGWVSLALLLVVGPRLGRFTEGEPSKSVTGSNLPLAMLGGIILWFGWMGFNGGSTLAFNGSVPIVILNTIIASGFSMMVALFLTWFVKGYPEAISPLNGSLAGLVAITASADCVEPAQAAIIGMISGGLTIPAEKILERWKIDDAVGAVPVHLVGGLWGTIAVGIFGDIEKLGATNGRGDLILIQLFGAVVIGLFAFVVAFIIFNGINRIYRLRVDETEERIGLNISEHKATTELIDLFLSMDYQHKTGDLALDVPVEPFTEVGQIAERYNLVLGKVRTTLKENEDSRIEIANAYEKVRNEQERAEKLLLNVLPKAIAEELKEKQGLIANSYPEVSVLFADIVGFTQISSGMKPEAVVRILNEIFSYFDVLAEKYRLEKIKTIGDAYMAVAGLPAPDPYHSLLATHMAWDMKSLLSRLKLGKSGSRLSMRIGINTGPVVAGVIGTKKFIYDIWGDAVNLASRMESHGLPNEIQITESTANLIQSDFVLEDRGEIEVKGKGKIKTFLVKQRIREPEASLPYFQFAT, translated from the coding sequence ATGTCGGTTCAAAAGAATCTATTAGATATTTTATGGGTACTCGTTTGTTCGGGTCTTGTGCTGATGATGCAAGGTGGGTTTTTAGTTTTAGAGTCTGGTTTAACTCGGGCAAAAAATTCGATTAACGTAGCAATTAAAAACATCGCCGATTTTGGTGTTGCGACACTTTTATTCTATTTGTTTGGATTTGGTATTATGTTTGGTTCTTCCTTCTATGGAATTTTAGGAACAAATTTATTTTTACCGACTTTCCCCAAAGACAATGCCTGGCCTCCCACTTTCTTTTTGTTTCAACTTATGTTTTGTGGAACGGCATCTACTATCGTTTCTGGTGCAGTGGCAGAACGATTAAAATTTCCTTCCTATCTTTTGGCAACAGCTCTTATTTCAGGAATCATTTATCCCATTGTAGGTCACTGGGTTTGGGGAGGCACATTCATTGAGACTTCGAGAGGTTGGTTAGAGAAACTTGGATTCCATGACTTTGCCGGTTCTACTCAAGTTCATAGTGTCGGAGGTTGGGTTTCTTTAGCGCTCCTTCTAGTTGTTGGTCCAAGGCTTGGCAGATTTACTGAGGGGGAACCTTCTAAATCAGTGACTGGCAGTAACTTGCCTCTTGCGATGTTAGGTGGTATTATTCTGTGGTTTGGTTGGATGGGATTTAACGGAGGAAGTACGCTAGCATTTAATGGATCTGTACCAATTGTTATTCTAAATACAATTATTGCCTCTGGTTTTTCAATGATGGTAGCATTATTTTTAACTTGGTTTGTAAAAGGATACCCCGAGGCAATTTCACCATTAAACGGATCTTTGGCGGGACTTGTTGCGATTACTGCCAGTGCTGACTGTGTAGAGCCTGCGCAAGCAGCCATCATTGGAATGATATCCGGTGGGCTCACTATCCCTGCAGAGAAAATATTAGAAAGATGGAAGATCGATGACGCTGTGGGCGCCGTTCCTGTCCATTTAGTGGGAGGGCTGTGGGGTACCATTGCCGTAGGGATTTTTGGAGATATTGAAAAACTGGGTGCGACCAATGGAAGAGGGGATTTGATTCTAATCCAACTTTTTGGAGCTGTTGTTATAGGTCTATTTGCATTTGTTGTGGCTTTTATCATTTTTAACGGTATCAACCGTATTTATCGTTTACGAGTTGATGAAACTGAAGAAAGAATAGGATTGAATATTTCAGAACATAAGGCAACAACCGAATTGATTGATCTATTTTTATCTATGGATTATCAACATAAAACGGGTGATTTAGCACTCGATGTACCTGTAGAACCTTTTACGGAAGTGGGACAAATTGCAGAGAGATACAACTTAGTTTTGGGAAAGGTGCGTACTACTCTAAAAGAAAATGAAGACTCTCGAATTGAAATTGCCAATGCCTATGAAAAAGTACGAAATGAACAAGAACGCGCTGAAAAACTTTTGTTAAATGTTCTTCCTAAGGCAATTGCAGAAGAGTTGAAAGAAAAACAAGGTTTAATTGCAAATAGTTATCCAGAAGTATCTGTATTGTTTGCCGATATAGTTGGCTTTACACAAATTTCCTCTGGTATGAAACCTGAAGCAGTGGTTCGCATCCTAAATGAAATTTTTTCTTATTTCGATGTATTAGCTGAAAAGTATCGTTTGGAAAAAATTAAAACTATTGGTGATGCTTATATGGCAGTGGCAGGTTTACCAGCACCTGACCCGTATCATTCTTTACTTGCGACTCACATGGCTTGGGATATGAAATCTTTATTGTCGAGATTAAAACTTGGTAAAAGTGGATCTAGACTCAGTATGCGTATTGGTATCAATACAGGTCCAGTGGTGGCAGGAGTCATTGGGACCAAAAAATTTATTTACGATATTTGGGGCGATGCTGTAAACCTTGCGTCGCGTATGGAATCACATGGTCTACCAAATGAAATTCAAATTACAGAATCTACTGCAAACCTGATTCAATCCGACTTTGTATTGGAAGACCGGGGAGAAATTGAAGTGAAAGGGAAAGGAAAAATTAAAACCTTCCTCGTCAAACAAAGAATACGCGAACCAGAGGCAAGTTTGCCGTATTTTCAGTTTGCAACCTAA
- a CDS encoding TetR/AcrR family transcriptional regulator translates to MKEKIIQTALKICEKEGYESFSMRKLAAKLNLDPMAIYHYFDNKAELTKAMVEQIFQRFHDDILVSDRNPKTNIKRVLIDYWSLFVEYPGMSLYLIKNSYEAFPSVVSLNQKLLFFLMRSYPNSDPDKTLNVLIDFVHGNALSSTTILSKNKSKETKIRMNQKEFESSLSFLLDQLSKT, encoded by the coding sequence ATGAAAGAAAAAATTATACAAACTGCTTTGAAAATTTGTGAAAAAGAAGGGTACGAATCCTTTAGTATGCGTAAATTAGCAGCGAAATTAAATTTAGACCCAATGGCAATTTACCATTATTTTGATAATAAGGCGGAACTAACTAAGGCAATGGTGGAACAAATATTCCAACGATTTCATGATGATATTTTAGTCTCCGATCGAAATCCAAAGACAAATATTAAGAGAGTTTTAATCGACTATTGGAGTTTATTTGTCGAATATCCAGGTATGTCCTTATATTTAATTAAAAATTCTTATGAAGCATTTCCCTCTGTTGTGTCGCTGAACCAAAAACTTCTTTTTTTTCTTATGCGATCCTATCCGAATTCTGATCCCGATAAAACTTTGAACGTATTAATTGATTTTGTGCACGGGAATGCCTTGTCCTCCACAACGATATTGTCCAAAAACAAAAGTAAAGAAACAAAGATTCGTATGAATCAGAAAGAATTTGAAAGCTCTTTGTCTTTCCTTTTGGACCAACTTTCAAAAACCTAA
- a CDS encoding MORN repeat-containing protein: protein MKRFKLPLNRRHLIFATLGIAATLVILILYVTYNRAKCTSGDCDTGFGVLELKDGTYYAGGFLNHRFHDYGILKHISGEKYEGYWHRGEKSGKGKIYYADGAFYEGNFRRNIKHGEGYYVWSDGTKIAGFFVDGEPQGKCTLTLPNKLTLIGEYNRGIVINGEGIYIYDDQSRYIGNWKNGKRNGKGTLLSPTGEIVNSGTWKNDAFQGN, encoded by the coding sequence ATGAAACGCTTCAAGCTCCCTCTTAATAGAAGACACCTAATTTTTGCTACATTAGGTATCGCTGCAACTTTAGTTATACTCATACTTTATGTCACTTACAACCGAGCAAAGTGTACATCCGGCGATTGTGATACTGGTTTTGGAGTTTTAGAGTTAAAAGATGGAACTTATTATGCTGGTGGCTTCCTAAACCATAGATTTCACGATTACGGAATTCTGAAACATATTAGTGGTGAAAAATATGAGGGATACTGGCATAGAGGGGAAAAAAGTGGGAAAGGCAAAATCTATTATGCTGATGGCGCTTTTTACGAAGGCAACTTCAGAAGAAATATAAAACATGGTGAAGGATATTATGTCTGGTCCGATGGAACAAAAATAGCAGGTTTTTTTGTTGATGGAGAACCACAGGGTAAGTGTACGTTAACTCTACCTAATAAATTAACTTTAATCGGAGAATACAACCGAGGGATTGTAATCAACGGAGAAGGAATTTACATTTACGATGACCAATCACGTTATATTGGGAATTGGAAAAATGGGAAAAGAAACGGCAAAGGAACCTTACTTTCTCCCACTGGTGAAATAGTAAACTCTGGGACCTGGAAAAATGACGCCTTTCAAGGAAATTAG
- a CDS encoding efflux RND transporter periplasmic adaptor subunit, which yields MTKENILEFIKTKNAKVTIGVILFFGFTFLILKKDPKPVEIAITKQDVYKQILSVQGKTKVKELYTAYAPVNGVMRRVELHAGDKVSKGMTLLTVDWDIVKTVKASSNGQILKVYRESAGPVTMGERILDYGDVSKIAVSAFVLSEDMPDLDLKDKVLLTGFGEHILEGQVSIIEPSAITKISSLGVEEQRVPILIEFIPPPGIGDGYELECKIVLFEKPNAIIIPTSALFREDGKWAVFTVEKKKAKLRFVEVEHQSEGVSMIKNGLSVGESVILYPGDTVVNGTKVIPE from the coding sequence ATGACAAAAGAAAATATCTTAGAGTTTATTAAAACAAAAAATGCAAAAGTTACAATAGGTGTAATTTTGTTTTTCGGTTTTACCTTTTTAATTTTAAAAAAAGATCCAAAACCAGTGGAAATAGCCATTACCAAACAAGATGTTTATAAACAAATTTTGTCTGTTCAAGGTAAAACAAAAGTCAAAGAACTTTACACTGCATATGCTCCAGTAAATGGCGTGATGCGTAGAGTAGAATTACACGCTGGAGACAAAGTTTCTAAAGGTATGACACTTCTTACTGTAGATTGGGACATCGTGAAAACTGTAAAAGCAAGTTCCAATGGTCAAATTCTAAAAGTATACCGAGAAAGTGCAGGGCCTGTTACTATGGGTGAACGCATATTAGACTATGGCGATGTATCAAAAATTGCTGTATCTGCATTTGTTTTATCTGAGGATATGCCTGACTTAGATTTAAAAGATAAAGTCTTACTCACTGGATTTGGAGAACATATATTGGAAGGACAAGTTTCTATTATTGAACCTTCTGCTATCACTAAAATATCATCACTTGGTGTAGAAGAACAACGTGTTCCTATATTGATTGAATTTATTCCCCCTCCAGGAATTGGCGATGGTTACGAATTAGAATGCAAAATTGTATTATTTGAAAAACCAAATGCCATAATAATTCCAACATCTGCTTTATTTCGAGAAGATGGGAAATGGGCAGTGTTTACTGTTGAGAAGAAAAAAGCAAAATTACGTTTTGTAGAAGTAGAACATCAAAGTGAGGGTGTTAGTATGATAAAGAATGGGCTTTCTGTTGGAGAATCCGTCATATTATATCCAGGTGATACAGTTGTGAATGGAACAAAAGTTATACCCGAATAA
- a CDS encoding tetratricopeptide repeat protein — protein sequence MEKVKNLKVITLVLVSLIVLSFTSVCAQSEEGKLKDVSEAAKLNSEGIGLLQKSEVLDARKKFESAHDKDPLSPEYPNNIGFTYLLLKDEEKAELFFKKSLEIDPDFFRAHYNLGVLYQKKENVSKALEYYKTATENNPNFPEARYNLALMYMRKGDKKKAIESFEIFIKIASPEMKQPVQDAKVRISELSK from the coding sequence ATGGAAAAGGTAAAGAATTTGAAAGTTATAACGCTTGTTCTTGTTTCTTTGATCGTGTTGTCATTCACTAGTGTGTGCGCACAAAGCGAGGAAGGTAAATTGAAGGATGTATCTGAGGCAGCGAAACTAAACTCTGAGGGAATTGGTTTACTACAAAAGAGTGAAGTACTTGATGCTAGAAAAAAGTTTGAATCAGCGCATGACAAAGATCCTTTGTCACCTGAATACCCGAATAATATTGGTTTTACTTATCTGTTGTTAAAGGATGAGGAAAAAGCTGAGTTATTTTTTAAAAAGTCATTGGAAATTGATCCGGACTTTTTTAGGGCACACTATAATTTGGGAGTTTTGTATCAGAAAAAAGAGAATGTCTCAAAAGCATTGGAATATTATAAAACAGCAACTGAGAATAACCCAAATTTCCCCGAGGCTAGATATAATTTAGCATTAATGTATATGAGAAAGGGAGATAAAAAGAAAGCGATCGAATCCTTTGAAATTTTTATTAAAATTGCATCCCCTGAGATGAAACAACCAGTTCAAGATGCAAAAGTTAGAATTTCAGAGCTGAGTAAATGA
- a CDS encoding tetratricopeptide repeat protein — protein MSNKKYLLLFALLFLVLNCKNREDAVSSYAKGVDFYAKKSLEKALVEFSNAVKADSSFVSARLMKGKTEYYLGKHENATETFQDILDDFPGNASSLTWLGKIYMLDSSKRDDAKQKLSQAIQLDDNQIDAHYYLGKLFEQEGNVKDALIQYSHGIEIAKRSDKIKRDLNEIYRNAGLSNVAESNEPTPELTKKAKRK, from the coding sequence ATGAGTAATAAAAAATATCTGTTACTTTTTGCTTTATTGTTTTTGGTGTTAAACTGCAAAAACCGCGAGGATGCAGTTTCTTCATATGCAAAAGGCGTTGATTTTTATGCAAAGAAGAGTTTGGAAAAGGCATTAGTAGAATTTTCAAATGCTGTAAAAGCTGATAGCAGTTTTGTTTCCGCCAGGTTAATGAAAGGGAAAACAGAATATTATCTTGGAAAACACGAGAATGCAACTGAAACATTTCAAGACATACTCGATGACTTCCCTGGTAACGCATCTTCTCTTACCTGGCTTGGGAAAATATATATGTTGGATTCATCCAAACGAGATGATGCTAAACAAAAATTATCACAAGCTATACAGTTAGATGATAATCAAATAGACGCACATTATTACCTTGGAAAGTTGTTTGAGCAAGAAGGAAATGTGAAAGATGCCTTGATTCAATATTCTCATGGGATTGAAATCGCAAAAAGATCTGACAAAATTAAAAGAGATCTTAACGAGATATATCGTAACGCTGGTTTAAGTAATGTAGCGGAGTCAAATGAACCAACTCCCGAATTAACGAAAAAAGCAAAAAGAAAATAA
- a CDS encoding PAS domain-containing sensor histidine kinase encodes MSGGLWFAARGYFQKLSFVKDWSVATLLQALGWIVLGALRGVIPDWISISAGNSLILLSLVYYNNIILSMFDRKQMWNSGVFLVAVVFILLVMHQFSDIAPKYRISLISLAASSQLLSSGKNILYANQKSRLSSRFTAIFYLSCGIILFFRFVYYTVADVSISQVAFGKGPIQDFTYLFFYITSVMMTFGFLMMCIDIFIKSQEESEQKYRLLAENTTDVIWVLNYDEQKYSYVSQSVLNITGFTSEETIRNSLKDSFTPSSLKYILEILPDRIQEFKVTGEKKPFSDEVEQYCKDGSTIWIEANTVFQWNPNGTINILGVSRNIDKRKNAEIQKDKFYSELQLLNHTKDKFFSIIAHDLKGPIGGMNTFAGMILEDLDTRPIKRTKNDLSILFQSSGEIYVLLENLLTWARSQTGEMAFFPEEISLYHSIESAIASISFSIQNKSIIVKNFVDSNSKVYADEKMVETVLRNLISNAIKYSHVGGEIQIFSKSLGDDLEICIADTGTGISEEIQNKLFRIDAKQTSMPGTLGERGTALGLILCKEFIEKHGGSIWVNSEIGNGSKFYFTLPKESSVLIRV; translated from the coding sequence ATGTCAGGAGGACTTTGGTTTGCGGCAAGGGGTTATTTTCAAAAGCTCAGCTTCGTTAAAGATTGGTCAGTTGCCACTTTATTACAAGCCTTAGGTTGGATTGTTCTGGGAGCTTTAAGAGGAGTTATTCCTGATTGGATCTCAATTAGTGCCGGGAATTCGCTTATTCTTTTGTCATTAGTATATTATAATAATATAATTTTATCTATGTTTGATAGAAAACAAATGTGGAATTCAGGAGTTTTTTTAGTTGCGGTTGTTTTTATTTTGCTTGTGATGCACCAATTTTCCGATATTGCGCCAAAGTATAGAATATCTTTGATATCATTGGCAGCCAGTTCACAACTTTTATCTTCTGGTAAAAACATTTTATATGCAAATCAAAAATCCCGATTATCCAGTCGTTTTACTGCTATCTTTTACTTATCTTGTGGGATAATTTTATTCTTTCGATTTGTTTATTACACAGTTGCCGATGTATCTATATCGCAAGTAGCCTTCGGAAAAGGACCCATTCAAGATTTCACTTATTTGTTTTTTTATATAACTTCAGTTATGATGACATTCGGTTTCTTAATGATGTGTATAGATATTTTTATCAAAAGCCAAGAAGAGAGTGAACAAAAGTATCGATTATTAGCCGAAAACACCACAGATGTTATTTGGGTTTTAAATTATGATGAACAAAAATATTCATATGTTAGTCAATCGGTTTTAAATATTACCGGTTTTACTTCTGAAGAAACCATCCGCAATTCTTTAAAAGACTCTTTTACACCAAGTTCATTAAAATACATTTTGGAAATTTTACCTGATCGAATTCAAGAATTCAAAGTTACTGGAGAAAAAAAGCCATTCAGTGACGAAGTGGAACAATATTGTAAGGATGGGTCCACAATATGGATAGAAGCCAATACTGTGTTTCAATGGAACCCTAATGGCACTATTAATATATTAGGAGTTTCTAGAAATATAGATAAAAGGAAAAATGCTGAAATCCAAAAAGATAAATTTTATTCCGAATTGCAGTTATTAAATCACACTAAAGATAAATTCTTCTCAATTATTGCACATGATTTGAAAGGTCCAATTGGAGGTATGAATACTTTTGCCGGTATGATTTTAGAGGACTTAGATACGCGACCCATAAAACGTACTAAAAATGATCTGAGTATACTTTTTCAGTCTTCTGGTGAAATATATGTACTTTTGGAAAATCTTCTCACTTGGGCCAGATCACAAACAGGAGAGATGGCGTTTTTTCCAGAAGAAATATCATTGTATCATTCCATCGAATCTGCCATTGCTTCTATATCTTTTTCGATCCAAAACAAATCTATAATTGTGAAGAACTTCGTGGATTCAAATTCAAAAGTTTATGCTGATGAAAAGATGGTAGAAACGGTTCTTCGAAACTTAATTTCTAATGCCATAAAATACTCCCACGTTGGAGGTGAAATTCAGATCTTTTCGAAATCGCTAGGTGATGATTTAGAAATTTGTATAGCAGATACTGGAACTGGTATTTCAGAAGAAATTCAGAATAAATTGTTTCGTATCGACGCAAAACAAACCAGTATGCCCGGCACATTAGGTGAAAGAGGAACTGCTTTAGGTTTAATTTTATGTAAAGAGTTTATTGAAAAACATGGAGGATCAATTTGGGTTAATAGTGAAATAGGTAATGGATCCAAGTTTTATTTCACCTTACCAAAGGAATCAAGCGTACTTATTCGGGTATAA
- a CDS encoding ABC transporter ATP-binding protein, producing MKKPNILLETKNLGKTYQVGEVPLVALHSVNLKFNQGELTVMLGASGSGKSTLLNILGGLDTATTGEVLFHGKTLALENDEGLTKYRRNHVGFVFQFYNLIPSLTAEENVRLVTDLSDKSMAPLEALTLVKLADRKNHFPAQLSGGEQQRVAIARAIAKRPELLLCDEPTGALDFKTGRIVLEAITGINQNLGTTTVVITHNESIAQIADRIILVKDGTIVSDSVNHHKKPVSEVSW from the coding sequence ATGAAAAAACCCAATATTCTTCTGGAAACGAAAAACCTTGGGAAAACGTACCAAGTAGGGGAAGTCCCTTTGGTGGCTCTCCATTCCGTTAATCTTAAATTCAATCAGGGGGAACTAACAGTAATGTTAGGTGCTTCCGGATCAGGGAAATCGACACTCCTAAATATCTTAGGGGGACTAGACACAGCAACTACTGGCGAAGTATTATTTCATGGGAAAACATTAGCATTAGAAAATGATGAAGGATTAACTAAATACCGAAGAAACCATGTAGGATTTGTATTTCAATTCTATAATTTAATTCCAAGCCTCACAGCGGAAGAAAACGTGCGTTTGGTGACAGATCTCTCAGATAAATCCATGGCACCTCTCGAAGCCCTTACGTTAGTTAAATTAGCGGATAGAAAAAACCATTTCCCTGCTCAACTTTCGGGAGGTGAACAACAGCGAGTTGCCATCGCAAGAGCCATCGCAAAAAGGCCAGAGTTACTTCTTTGCGATGAACCTACAGGCGCATTAGATTTTAAAACCGGTAGAATTGTTTTAGAAGCAATTACAGGGATCAATCAAAACTTAGGAACGACTACTGTTGTCATTACACATAATGAGTCCATTGCACAAATTGCTGACCGTATTATTTTAGTAAAAGATGGAACGATTGTTTCCGACTCAGTAAATCATCATAAAAAACCTGTATCTGAGGTTAGCTGGTGA
- a CDS encoding ABC transporter permease → MSIQGLTVGLVIAAGISYFSASWAAYFSLMDAKLNFYSKHNLCEGFVYLNRAPTYIETKIAELQGISDFETRISKEIVLDFPNEVYPSAAQLISLPEHTNTLYLKKGFLPKQNQDVVISENFANANQLEPGSILSSIIGGKRVFLHVTGVGLSPEFVYVFRPGNPMPDDKHYGIIWMKREAMEANFNFEGAFNQIIFHFASEGQERLRMMRDLDALLDEFGGMGSKERKSLPSDSFLNDEFRQLRTTAVFLPGIFLAIAAFLLHIISNRMISKEREQIATLRALGYTSRDVAIHYLKLISFITAISSVLGVIVGYFLGNAMTDLYGRFYKFPQLVSIFPASLALFSFSFGILIGGLGTVISLRSIIQLDPAQAMRPAPPGTYTISFWETWITNLRTIQRMVLRNLFKRPTRTALTILGLSTSIMIMIIGNFIQDTVGTLLDLQFNTIQRETLTLVFRIPVEDSILFELKEKKGVFLAEGQRSIPIKISKNRKSKDTILTGISEGSGLRRILNHDLHPIDIPVYGIMMNTDLATRMGIQKGESIIIETLDGEKRKIEVTVSAFANEILGQGVFINRNNLNRMLDEGSLINLALLKTDPLEDKNLIEEFKDNPLVIGLFSKSAILTGFKEVMQRSLQSTSIVILIFTIIISIGVIYNTAMITLSERIYELGSLRILGFSLKEVFEIIAWELTWQILIAIPIGCLLGNKVANLILNVNETEGFKIPVVIYPSTYYYSILLAVFTAGISFIIVYQKLKTMDLLSVLKVRE, encoded by the coding sequence ATGTCGATTCAGGGATTAACCGTTGGTCTTGTCATCGCAGCCGGAATCAGTTATTTTTCTGCCTCCTGGGCTGCCTATTTTTCGCTGATGGATGCAAAATTAAATTTTTATAGCAAACATAACTTATGCGAAGGTTTTGTTTATTTAAACCGTGCACCAACTTACATTGAAACTAAAATAGCGGAACTACAGGGTATTTCAGACTTTGAAACAAGAATCTCGAAAGAAATTGTTTTAGATTTTCCAAATGAAGTATATCCTTCCGCAGCTCAGTTGATATCGTTGCCAGAACATACAAACACCTTATATTTAAAAAAAGGTTTTTTACCAAAACAAAATCAAGATGTAGTCATAAGTGAAAACTTTGCCAACGCCAATCAATTAGAGCCAGGATCTATTTTATCATCAATCATTGGTGGCAAACGTGTATTCTTGCATGTAACAGGCGTTGGTTTGTCTCCGGAATTTGTTTATGTATTCCGACCCGGGAACCCAATGCCTGACGACAAACACTACGGTATTATTTGGATGAAACGAGAAGCAATGGAAGCAAATTTTAACTTCGAAGGTGCATTCAATCAAATTATTTTTCATTTTGCTTCAGAAGGGCAAGAGAGGTTACGAATGATGCGTGATCTCGACGCATTATTAGATGAGTTTGGTGGAATGGGATCGAAAGAGAGAAAATCTTTACCTTCTGATTCTTTTTTGAATGATGAGTTTAGGCAACTAAGGACCACTGCTGTTTTTTTACCTGGAATTTTTTTAGCCATAGCAGCGTTTTTATTGCATATTATTTCTAATCGAATGATTTCAAAAGAAAGAGAGCAAATTGCAACCTTACGAGCGCTTGGTTATACTTCCAGAGACGTTGCTATTCATTATCTAAAACTTATTAGTTTTATCACTGCCATCAGTAGTGTTCTGGGTGTCATTGTTGGATATTTTTTAGGTAATGCAATGACAGACTTGTATGGCAGATTCTATAAATTTCCACAATTGGTTTCAATCTTTCCGGCGTCACTTGCACTGTTTAGCTTTAGTTTTGGAATCCTCATTGGAGGACTCGGTACAGTCATATCATTGCGGAGCATCATTCAATTAGATCCGGCACAAGCTATGCGCCCTGCTCCCCCTGGCACTTATACAATTTCTTTTTGGGAAACCTGGATTACCAATCTTAGAACGATACAAAGAATGGTTCTAAGGAATCTTTTCAAACGTCCTACACGAACTGCACTTACAATCCTAGGATTGTCTACTTCGATCATGATTATGATCATTGGAAATTTTATACAAGACACCGTAGGTACTTTGTTAGATCTTCAATTTAATACGATTCAAAGAGAAACACTCACACTCGTTTTTAGAATTCCTGTTGAAGATTCTATATTATTTGAATTAAAAGAGAAAAAGGGAGTTTTTTTAGCAGAAGGACAACGATCCATTCCCATTAAAATTTCTAAGAACCGGAAATCCAAAGACACAATTTTAACAGGAATTTCAGAAGGTTCTGGTTTAAGAAGAATCTTAAACCACGATTTACATCCAATCGATATACCCGTTTATGGAATTATGATGAATACCGATTTAGCAACTAGAATGGGAATTCAAAAAGGGGAATCCATTATTATTGAAACTCTTGATGGAGAAAAAAGAAAAATAGAAGTTACAGTTTCTGCATTTGCTAATGAAATTTTAGGCCAGGGAGTTTTTATCAATCGTAATAATCTAAATCGAATGTTAGATGAAGGGAGTTTGATAAATCTCGCACTTTTAAAAACGGACCCTTTAGAAGATAAAAATTTAATTGAAGAATTTAAAGACAATCCTCTAGTCATTGGTTTATTTTCCAAATCTGCCATTCTTACAGGATTTAAAGAAGTTATGCAGAGATCCCTTCAGTCAACATCCATTGTGATTTTAATATTTACAATTATCATTTCAATTGGCGTCATCTACAATACCGCAATGATCACTTTATCTGAACGTATATATGAATTAGGTAGTTTAAGAATCCTTGGATTTAGTTTAAAGGAAGTTTTTGAGATTATTGCCTGGGAACTAACTTGGCAAATACTCATTGCCATTCCTATTGGATGTTTATTAGGAAATAAAGTTGCTAATCTAATACTAAATGTCAACGAAACAGAAGGATTTAAAATTCCAGTTGTCATTTACCCTTCTACTTATTACTATTCAATCCTTCTGGCAGTATTCACTGCAGGAATCAGTTTTATCATAGTATATCAAAAATTAAAAACAATGGACTTATTAAGCGTACTCAAGGTGAGAGAATGA